The following are encoded together in the Anaerolineae bacterium genome:
- a CDS encoding anaerobic glycerol-3-phosphate dehydrogenase subunit C, translated as MEDVRLTLDHCVKCNICTTACPVAMVAPDRFPGPKYVGPQAQRFRDPHAPTVDRSVDYCSGCGVCDMVCPHGVKIMEINAKARAKLYSTERIPLRNRLLSRSELLGRFAHPIAPLANWAMHLKPARQMAELVLGIDHRAPFPAFSRETFRSWYRRHRRVLPGRPFSFSQPPISGPVRPGERGQILYFHGCSTQYYEPRVGKAAVAVLERNGFEVVLPDQNCCGLPILSQGDFDGARRYGHSNLRKLAPWVRQGYLIVGTSTSCTLTLKHDYRAILDMDDEEARLVAEHTYDICEFLRLLWERGELDTGFRPIEGTVPYHAPCQLKAHGIGRPALELMSLIPGLTVVEMDADCCGIAGTYGFKREKYDIAMAVGSRLFRQIRDVPSEIAVCDSETCRWQITHGTGRPAVHPIELLAQAYSAVPDL; from the coding sequence ATGGAAGATGTCCGGCTGACGCTGGATCACTGCGTGAAATGCAATATCTGCACCACAGCCTGTCCGGTGGCGATGGTGGCTCCGGATCGGTTCCCCGGCCCGAAGTACGTCGGCCCCCAGGCCCAGCGCTTCCGAGATCCCCACGCGCCCACTGTGGACCGGTCTGTAGACTACTGTTCTGGCTGCGGCGTATGTGATATGGTCTGCCCACATGGCGTGAAGATCATGGAGATCAACGCCAAGGCCAGAGCCAAGCTGTACAGCACGGAGCGCATCCCGCTGCGCAATCGCCTGCTCAGCCGCTCAGAGCTGTTGGGCAGGTTTGCGCATCCGATAGCGCCACTGGCCAACTGGGCGATGCATCTGAAGCCGGCGCGCCAGATGGCCGAGCTCGTGCTCGGCATAGATCATCGGGCGCCGTTCCCGGCTTTTTCGCGGGAGACCTTCCGCAGCTGGTACCGCAGACATCGGCGTGTGCTCCCCGGCCGTCCGTTTTCCTTCAGCCAGCCCCCGATCTCCGGTCCTGTGCGCCCAGGCGAGCGCGGGCAGATCCTCTATTTTCATGGCTGCTCCACCCAATACTACGAGCCGCGCGTCGGCAAAGCGGCTGTAGCTGTCCTTGAGCGCAATGGGTTCGAGGTCGTCCTGCCTGATCAGAACTGCTGTGGGCTGCCTATCCTATCCCAGGGCGACTTCGATGGCGCTCGGCGCTATGGGCACAGTAACCTTCGCAAGCTGGCCCCCTGGGTACGGCAGGGATATCTGATCGTGGGCACCTCTACCAGCTGTACGTTAACCCTGAAACATGATTATCGAGCGATCCTGGACATGGACGACGAGGAAGCCCGCCTGGTGGCTGAGCACACCTACGACATCTGCGAGTTCCTGCGGCTGTTGTGGGAGCGGGGCGAGCTAGACACTGGCTTCCGCCCGATTGAGGGCACCGTTCCTTACCACGCCCCCTGCCAGTTGAAAGCGCACGGGATCGGGCGGCCTGCGCTGGAGCTGATGAGCCTGATCCCGGGGCTCACTGTAGTCGAGATGGATGCGGACTGCTGCGGGATCGCCGGGACCTACGGCTTCAAGCGCGAGAAATACGACATCGCGATGGCGGTCGGAAGCCGGCTTTTCCGGCAGATCCGCGATGTCCCAAGCGAGATCGCCGTATGCGATAGCGAGACCTGTCGCTGGCAGATCACTCATGGCACAGGTCGGCCGGCTGTTCATCCCATCGAGCTCCTGGCTCAGGCCTATTCTGCTGTTCCTGATCTCTGA
- the glpB gene encoding glycerol-3-phosphate dehydrogenase subunit GlpB, whose amino-acid sequence MHYDVIVIGAGLAGLVAATVSAQKGVRVLLLAKGIGCTHLASGCVDVLGRLGDEDASCPRSALSAFLAEHPEHVYARVGIALLDEALSYFQHQCEQTGWPYSGSLDANWWLPTAAGVPRPTCLIPESMIAGDVRRSDPMLLVGFRPLRDFYPQYAAANLQRSCGLDARGVYLDVPALRERDDITPAELARAFDEPSFRSQVARALKPMLGDAGRVGFPAVLGLSDPNAWRELSAEIGRPVFEVPTLPPSVPGMRLFEAWRGLFRQAGGRLQLGFPVVDAEIEDKRVRAVLTESAARPVRFAAKRFVLATGGLYGHGLEMDHTGYICEPIFHLPLRNLPARGEWTAPIPRGPHPILSVGVAVDELLRPIDEQGRPVFENLHIAGALLADGVEPHRGIGDGVAIATGYMAASLVYELIKRS is encoded by the coding sequence ATGCATTACGATGTCATCGTGATCGGCGCCGGTCTGGCTGGCCTAGTTGCTGCGACGGTCTCAGCACAGAAGGGAGTGCGAGTTTTACTCCTGGCCAAAGGGATCGGGTGCACTCACCTGGCCTCAGGCTGCGTGGATGTGTTAGGGCGGCTGGGCGATGAAGATGCGAGCTGCCCGCGCAGTGCCCTTTCTGCCTTCTTGGCTGAGCACCCCGAACATGTGTATGCCCGCGTTGGAATAGCCCTCCTGGATGAGGCTCTCTCTTACTTTCAGCATCAATGCGAACAGACCGGCTGGCCATATTCGGGCAGTTTAGATGCGAACTGGTGGTTGCCGACGGCCGCTGGTGTTCCCCGTCCCACCTGTCTGATCCCGGAATCCATGATCGCTGGCGATGTACGTCGCTCTGATCCTATGCTGTTGGTGGGATTCCGTCCGTTGCGCGACTTCTACCCGCAATACGCTGCGGCTAATCTGCAACGTTCTTGTGGCCTGGACGCGCGCGGCGTTTACCTGGATGTGCCGGCGTTGCGTGAGCGAGATGACATCACGCCGGCGGAATTGGCGCGTGCTTTCGACGAGCCCAGCTTTCGCTCCCAGGTGGCGCGTGCGCTCAAGCCCATGCTGGGAGACGCTGGGCGAGTGGGCTTTCCGGCGGTTTTGGGGTTGTCAGACCCCAATGCCTGGCGTGAGTTGAGCGCGGAGATCGGCCGGCCCGTCTTCGAGGTGCCCACATTGCCCCCTTCAGTGCCGGGTATGCGCCTGTTCGAGGCTTGGCGTGGCCTGTTCCGGCAGGCAGGTGGCCGCTTGCAACTCGGCTTTCCCGTGGTCGACGCGGAAATCGAGGACAAGCGAGTGCGAGCAGTGCTTACGGAGTCCGCAGCGCGGCCTGTGCGCTTTGCGGCTAAACGGTTTGTGCTAGCCACCGGTGGGCTCTATGGCCATGGCCTGGAGATGGATCACACAGGCTACATCTGCGAGCCCATCTTCCATCTTCCCCTGCGCAACCTGCCGGCGCGCGGCGAATGGACCGCGCCTATCCCCCGAGGACCACATCCTATCCTCTCAGTGGGCGTAGCGGTAGACGAGCTGTTGCGCCCTATAGACGAGCAAGGCCGTCCGGTTTTCGAAAACCTTCACATCGCCGGCGCGCTGCTGGCCGACGGAGTTGAACCCCACCGCGGCATCGGCGATGGTGTGGCGATCGCCACGGGATACATGGCAGCAAGCCTTGTCTATGAGTTGATAAAGCGGTCTTGA
- the glpA gene encoding anaerobic glycerol-3-phosphate dehydrogenase subunit GlpA, producing the protein MRREDTEILVIGGGATGTGVIRDLAMRGFRAVLVEKADLANGTTGRYHGLLHSGGRYAVKDPVSARECIAENWILRRIIPHCIEDLGGLFVVTPWDDPSYADQWVVACQACGIPVEEITLNQALRQEPMLNPQIRRAFRVPDAACDSFEAVAANAASARAYGAKIWNYHRVVEILRTGDRVIGARLRDERRDEEVVVYADCVVNAAGAWAGQIAAMAGVEIIMRPAKGTMVAMNHRFVNTILNRCHPPGDGDILVPVHTVSIIGTTSVPVDDPDCYPIEQWEIERLLGEGEKLVPGFARMRALRVWAGVRPLYEDRPAHNRQAASREKGSNGASLSDPADLRAVTRGYTVMDHRQRDGVSGFISIVGGKFTTYRLMAEHTVDAVCAQLGTRRPCRTAEEPVPGSEDRRYHVLGRRLEERERKGRRGQLVCECELVHRDQIEAFVRETGTRDLDDIRRGLRLGMGPCQGGFCIYRAAALLHEVADTPVEAANHALRSFLVERWKGVRPVLWGDQLRQALLDHWIFDGLLAVDRLPIRDKGSG; encoded by the coding sequence GTGCGGCGTGAAGATACTGAGATCTTAGTCATCGGTGGCGGTGCTACTGGCACGGGTGTAATCCGCGACCTGGCTATGCGAGGCTTTCGCGCAGTGCTGGTCGAGAAAGCCGACCTGGCCAACGGCACTACCGGGCGCTATCACGGCCTTCTGCATTCCGGTGGCCGCTACGCCGTCAAGGATCCCGTCTCAGCTCGCGAGTGCATCGCTGAGAACTGGATCCTGCGTCGTATCATCCCGCATTGTATCGAGGACCTCGGCGGCCTCTTCGTCGTGACCCCATGGGATGACCCTTCCTATGCTGACCAATGGGTGGTCGCCTGTCAGGCTTGCGGCATCCCGGTTGAGGAGATCACCCTCAATCAAGCTTTACGCCAAGAACCCATGCTCAATCCTCAAATCCGCCGGGCGTTTCGGGTGCCCGATGCCGCCTGTGATTCGTTTGAAGCGGTGGCGGCCAACGCGGCCTCGGCCAGGGCGTATGGGGCGAAGATCTGGAATTACCATCGCGTAGTGGAGATCCTGCGCACAGGGGATCGCGTGATAGGCGCCCGGCTCCGTGACGAACGGCGTGATGAGGAGGTCGTCGTGTACGCGGATTGCGTCGTCAACGCAGCCGGCGCATGGGCAGGGCAGATCGCGGCGATGGCCGGCGTGGAGATCATCATGCGTCCAGCAAAGGGGACGATGGTCGCGATGAACCATCGCTTTGTCAACACCATCCTTAACCGCTGTCACCCACCTGGCGACGGTGACATCCTAGTGCCAGTGCATACTGTTTCCATCATTGGCACTACTTCGGTGCCGGTGGATGACCCCGATTGCTATCCTATCGAGCAATGGGAGATCGAGCGGCTGCTGGGGGAGGGCGAAAAGCTAGTGCCTGGGTTTGCCCGCATGCGAGCTCTGCGCGTCTGGGCGGGTGTCCGTCCCCTCTATGAAGATCGCCCCGCTCACAATCGGCAGGCGGCCTCTCGGGAGAAAGGTTCTAATGGAGCATCTTTGTCTGATCCAGCGGATTTGCGTGCGGTCACTCGCGGCTACACGGTGATGGATCATCGGCAGCGTGATGGCGTGTCTGGGTTTATCTCCATCGTCGGTGGCAAGTTCACCACTTATCGGTTGATGGCCGAGCACACGGTGGACGCTGTGTGCGCGCAATTGGGCACGCGCCGGCCGTGCCGTACAGCCGAGGAGCCCGTGCCTGGTTCAGAGGACAGGCGTTATCATGTCCTAGGCCGGCGCCTAGAGGAGCGCGAGCGTAAGGGGCGGCGAGGACAGCTCGTTTGCGAGTGTGAGCTTGTTCATCGCGATCAAATCGAGGCGTTTGTGCGAGAGACGGGCACGCGCGATTTAGACGACATCCGACGCGGCCTGCGATTGGGGATGGGACCGTGTCAGGGTGGCTTCTGTATTTACCGGGCTGCTGCGCTGCTGCATGAGGTAGCCGATACCCCTGTCGAGGCAGCCAATCACGCCTTGCGTTCTTTCCTGGTCGAACGATGGAAGGGGGTGCGCCCTGTCCTGTGGGGTGATCAGCTGCGGCAGGCCTTGCTGGATCATTGGATCTTCGATGGCTTGTTGGCCGTTGATAGGCTGCCCATTCGCGACAAGGGGTCAGGGTGA
- a CDS encoding ArsR family transcriptional regulator — MQILKRNGPSTVSDLANALELSRSATRHHLRVLERNGLVAALGTATPTGVGRPGLLYGLTSQALSVFPQGYDRLVNGLLREIKTLLMPAQVIRLCERIGKELAAEAPQRRPGQSVAEHFQEVADFLTSRGYLAQFTQEGDQWTLELGNCPYACVVQVHAEVCMLDQVMLSEILSDEVKPIQLWVNGAPTCSFSFTPPSEPKLAN; from the coding sequence TTGCAGATCCTAAAACGCAACGGTCCCAGCACGGTTAGCGATTTGGCCAATGCTCTGGAGTTGTCCCGTAGCGCCACGCGCCATCACCTGCGCGTCTTAGAGCGCAATGGATTAGTCGCAGCGCTGGGTACTGCCACGCCAACTGGAGTAGGACGCCCAGGGTTGCTCTATGGCTTAACTTCTCAGGCCCTGAGCGTGTTCCCCCAAGGCTATGACCGGCTGGTCAACGGGCTGCTACGGGAGATCAAGACGTTGCTGATGCCAGCACAGGTAATCCGACTGTGTGAACGCATTGGTAAGGAGCTGGCCGCTGAAGCTCCCCAACGCCGGCCGGGGCAGTCTGTGGCAGAGCACTTCCAGGAGGTGGCCGACTTCTTGACGAGCCGGGGATACCTAGCCCAATTCACCCAAGAAGGCGACCAATGGACATTGGAGCTGGGCAACTGTCCCTATGCCTGTGTCGTCCAGGTTCATGCTGAGGTGTGTATGCTAGATCAGGTCATGCTCAGCGAGATTTTGTCTGACGAGGTCAAGCCGATTCAATTGTGGGTCAATGGTGCCCCAACCTGTTCTTTCTCCTTCACCCCTCCTTCTGAGCCAAAGCTAGCTAACTGA
- a CDS encoding ABC transporter permease, whose amino-acid sequence MIIRNLIRRRVRSFLTSVGIAIGVAAVVSLGAMAEAIIQNYGDLFSGSEADLLVMQKGAIEASLSSLDEVLGERLAALPDVESVDPGVMAYVSTEGLPFLMVLGYEPQSPAMEHFRIVEGEPVRSPRQIALGRRAMESLNKRIGDTVRIYGIPFRVVGVYETGQALEESGGVVVLADAQEIAQKPRKVSLFQVRLRPQALKRMDTVIERIERMMPDVSVSRAASYTEEMEWANAIYGFAWGVSFLAIIVGGLGMMNTMVMSVYERTREIGVLRALGWHRRRVLGLILGEALALSTIGGVAGLALGVLLSRLVTMIPGFGAWLEGVVTPRLFLQGMITAWVLGLVGGLYPAWRGANLQPIEALRYEGGLGSGDLGDGRWARLMRHAPMALRNLARRKTRTILTALGIGVGVAALVALGAITEGLIQQLNQFVSSGGTGDITVMQADVPDMSLSTIDERVGRAIAAMPEVESVSEMLLGFVISEQLPLFIVTGLDLNSSAIRHYKIVEGRGIHRPNEIIVGRLAAENYKLRVGDSLQLYQNRYRIVGIYETGVAWEESGGILGLREAQALLNRPRQVSFLLVDVRDPQRARLVQEAINRRFPDLKASLSSEFAQNTQDMQQTEAIAQAIIALAVVIGSVVVTNTMIMTVMERTREIGTLRALGWRQRRVMGVILHESAVLGLVSAVVGLVLGIGLAQLLSLIPGAQMYTVTAYHPRLFAQALGLALILGVIGGAYPAWRAARLSPVEALRYE is encoded by the coding sequence ATGATCATCCGTAACCTGATCCGTCGGCGCGTGCGCTCGTTTCTGACCTCGGTCGGCATCGCCATCGGCGTGGCTGCGGTGGTGTCGCTGGGCGCGATGGCCGAGGCCATAATCCAGAACTATGGCGATCTCTTCAGCGGCAGTGAGGCCGACTTGCTGGTCATGCAGAAGGGAGCCATCGAGGCCAGCTTGAGCTCGCTAGACGAAGTATTGGGCGAGCGTCTGGCAGCGCTGCCAGATGTCGAAAGCGTGGACCCTGGGGTAATGGCCTATGTCTCCACGGAGGGGCTGCCGTTCCTGATGGTCCTGGGCTATGAACCCCAATCACCGGCAATGGAACACTTTCGCATCGTCGAAGGTGAGCCGGTGCGCAGCCCGCGGCAGATCGCCCTAGGTCGGCGTGCTATGGAGAGCCTAAACAAACGGATCGGTGATACAGTGCGCATTTATGGCATCCCTTTTCGTGTTGTTGGCGTCTACGAGACTGGGCAAGCGTTGGAAGAGTCGGGCGGGGTAGTTGTCCTAGCCGATGCCCAGGAGATCGCCCAAAAGCCACGCAAGGTGAGCCTGTTCCAGGTTCGACTGCGTCCCCAGGCACTCAAGCGCATGGACACTGTGATCGAGCGTATCGAGCGCATGATGCCGGACGTCTCAGTGTCGCGGGCAGCCTCATACACCGAGGAGATGGAATGGGCGAACGCGATCTATGGCTTCGCCTGGGGTGTGTCCTTCCTCGCCATCATTGTGGGGGGCCTGGGCATGATGAACACCATGGTTATGAGCGTCTATGAGCGTACGCGCGAGATCGGGGTGTTACGAGCGTTAGGGTGGCATCGCCGACGCGTGTTAGGCTTGATCCTGGGCGAAGCATTGGCGCTGAGCACCATTGGCGGGGTGGCCGGCCTCGCCTTGGGCGTTCTGTTGTCTCGACTGGTGACGATGATCCCTGGCTTTGGAGCCTGGCTCGAGGGAGTGGTTACCCCTCGCCTATTCCTGCAGGGGATGATCACAGCTTGGGTGCTAGGGCTGGTAGGAGGGCTCTATCCCGCCTGGCGAGGGGCGAACTTGCAGCCGATAGAAGCGCTGCGCTATGAGGGCGGCCTGGGCAGCGGCGACCTGGGTGATGGCCGGTGGGCTCGGCTCATGCGTCACGCGCCCATGGCTTTGCGCAACCTGGCTCGACGTAAGACCCGCACGATCCTAACTGCTCTCGGCATCGGCGTGGGCGTGGCAGCGTTGGTGGCGCTGGGAGCCATCACCGAGGGCCTGATCCAGCAATTGAATCAGTTCGTCAGCTCAGGCGGCACCGGTGACATCACGGTGATGCAGGCGGATGTGCCCGACATGTCCCTTTCCACAATTGACGAACGGGTGGGCCGCGCCATCGCCGCCATGCCGGAGGTCGAGTCGGTCTCAGAGATGCTGCTCGGCTTCGTCATAAGCGAGCAACTGCCGCTGTTCATCGTGACCGGACTGGACCTCAACTCGTCGGCCATCCGCCACTACAAGATCGTCGAAGGGCGAGGCATCCATCGTCCCAACGAGATCATCGTCGGACGCCTGGCTGCCGAGAACTACAAACTGCGTGTGGGAGATAGCCTTCAGCTTTACCAAAACCGCTATCGCATCGTCGGCATCTATGAAACCGGTGTAGCCTGGGAGGAGAGCGGGGGGATCCTCGGCCTGCGGGAGGCGCAGGCGCTGCTGAACCGGCCGCGCCAGGTCAGCTTCTTGCTGGTAGACGTGCGCGACCCCCAACGGGCCAGGCTGGTACAGGAGGCGATCAACCGGCGCTTCCCCGATTTGAAGGCCTCACTCTCCAGCGAGTTCGCTCAGAACACGCAAGACATGCAGCAGACCGAGGCCATTGCCCAGGCCATCATCGCGCTAGCAGTGGTGATCGGCAGCGTTGTCGTCACTAACACGATGATCATGACGGTCATGGAGCGAACGCGGGAGATCGGCACGCTGCGCGCGCTGGGATGGCGTCAGCGGCGGGTAATGGGCGTGATCCTCCATGAGTCGGCGGTGTTGGGCCTGGTGAGCGCAGTAGTAGGGCTCGTGCTGGGCATCGGGCTGGCACAACTGTTGTCGCTCATCCCAGGCGCGCAGATGTACACAGTCACCGCGTATCACCCCCGCTTGTTCGCTCAGGCACTGGGGCTAGCTTTGATTTTAGGAGTGATCGGGGGCGCCTACCCAGCCTGGCGGGCGGCACGTCTGAGCCCGGTGGAAGCATTAAGGTACGAGTAA
- a CDS encoding efflux RND transporter periplasmic adaptor subunit translates to MTRSTRLHLFIVLAASVLLVSCAAPAKGQAPATPTVQDEATELEGVIWASGDVVPVRWAHLSFETGGRVAEVSVEEGDQVQAGQVLARLHAPDLEQAVRGAEASLASAQAELARVQAGPRPQELAAAEAAAHMADAGVARAQAALERAQAELRRLKAGAKPEELTAAQARMEQAAAAVRQAQAAYDRVAGQPDVAARPEALALEQATQEYVIARAQYEALARGATAEEIAIAEAQVKAAQADLKAAQAAAAEAYARLELLRAGARPEDVAVAQAAVAQAEAALERARVALHQALLIAPYDGTIGTVWVREGETVIPGQPAMTIGDLSTLRVEVTDLRETDVARVREGQEVEVTFDALPNETFRGIITRISPMAREEKGSSNYTAVVTLDRVDPRLRWGMTAFVNIKP, encoded by the coding sequence ATGACACGCTCAACACGACTTCACCTCTTTATCGTTTTGGCTGCGAGCGTTCTGTTGGTTAGCTGCGCTGCGCCGGCCAAAGGCCAGGCCCCGGCGACGCCCACCGTACAGGACGAGGCTACTGAGCTGGAGGGAGTGATCTGGGCCTCAGGCGATGTCGTCCCAGTTCGGTGGGCCCACCTCAGCTTTGAGACGGGCGGGCGCGTGGCAGAGGTCTCAGTCGAGGAGGGCGACCAGGTTCAGGCAGGGCAAGTGTTAGCTCGGCTGCACGCGCCCGATCTAGAGCAGGCAGTGCGTGGGGCGGAGGCGTCGCTGGCCTCGGCGCAAGCTGAACTGGCTCGCGTGCAGGCCGGCCCCCGGCCGCAAGAGCTCGCTGCAGCCGAAGCGGCCGCCCACATGGCCGATGCAGGGGTCGCCCGCGCGCAGGCAGCCTTGGAGCGAGCGCAGGCGGAGCTCCGCCGCTTGAAGGCAGGGGCAAAGCCTGAAGAGCTGACGGCTGCACAGGCGCGCATGGAGCAGGCGGCTGCGGCGGTGCGCCAGGCGCAGGCGGCGTATGATCGCGTAGCGGGCCAGCCAGATGTGGCGGCGCGGCCGGAGGCTCTGGCGTTGGAGCAGGCGACGCAGGAATACGTGATCGCCAGAGCCCAGTATGAGGCACTGGCCCGCGGCGCTACTGCGGAGGAGATCGCCATCGCCGAGGCCCAAGTGAAAGCCGCGCAGGCGGATCTCAAGGCGGCCCAGGCTGCGGCAGCGGAAGCTTATGCTCGTTTAGAGCTGCTGCGCGCCGGCGCTCGCCCGGAGGATGTGGCCGTAGCGCAGGCAGCGGTGGCGCAGGCTGAGGCTGCGCTGGAGCGAGCGCGCGTCGCCCTTCACCAGGCGCTGTTAATCGCCCCGTATGATGGCACCATCGGCACGGTTTGGGTACGAGAAGGGGAGACGGTCATCCCCGGCCAGCCGGCGATGACCATCGGCGACCTGTCCACCCTGCGTGTGGAGGTCACGGACCTGCGGGAGACGGACGTGGCGCGCGTCCGAGAAGGGCAGGAGGTAGAAGTGACCTTCGACGCGTTGCCCAACGAGACATTCCGAGGCATCATCACCCGTATCTCGCCCATGGCCCGTGAAGAGAAGGGCAGTTCCAACTATACGGCTGTTGTCACGCTGGATCGAGTGGATCCCAGATTGCGATGGGGGATGACCGCGTTTGTGAACATCAAGCCATAG
- a CDS encoding ABC transporter ATP-binding protein, which translates to MSAEALIETIHLTKIYGDGAGVRALDDVTLTVNRGEMVAVMGPSGSGKSTLLNLIGALDRPTEGQVLVNGQDLAQVRDLDAFRARTVGFVFQLHNLLPTLTALENVEVPMLGQPIPARERRQRARELLERVGLGHRLHHLPSQLSGGERQRVAVARALANHPPLILADEPTGSLDSQSGAEIMTLLQHLNREQGVTIVVVTHDPRVARSTQRILTMRDGRIVDDHRVRDPLVEDLRDLARSQLGQLLLRGQAEQLSRLGVDVDGHWEESARALRELLRRAM; encoded by the coding sequence ATGAGCGCTGAGGCATTGATCGAGACGATTCACCTCACCAAAATCTACGGTGACGGGGCTGGCGTGCGCGCGCTGGACGACGTGACGTTGACGGTGAATCGCGGCGAGATGGTAGCCGTGATGGGACCATCAGGCTCGGGCAAATCCACACTGCTGAATCTGATCGGCGCGCTGGATCGGCCTACGGAGGGGCAGGTGCTAGTCAATGGCCAAGATTTGGCGCAGGTGCGAGACCTAGACGCGTTTCGGGCCCGCACTGTGGGGTTTGTGTTTCAGCTTCATAATCTATTGCCGACGTTGACGGCTTTGGAGAACGTGGAAGTGCCCATGCTTGGCCAGCCGATTCCGGCGCGAGAGCGTAGACAACGCGCGCGGGAGCTGTTGGAGCGGGTAGGGTTGGGACATCGGTTGCACCACTTGCCCAGCCAATTGAGCGGCGGCGAGCGGCAGCGCGTTGCTGTCGCCCGCGCCCTGGCCAATCATCCGCCGCTGATCCTAGCTGATGAGCCTACGGGCAGCTTGGATTCGCAATCAGGGGCTGAGATTATGACGTTACTACAGCACCTGAACCGCGAGCAGGGAGTGACGATCGTAGTGGTTACCCACGATCCACGGGTCGCCCGCAGCACCCAACGCATCCTGACCATGCGCGATGGCCGTATCGTAGACGATCATCGCGTGCGCGACCCGCTGGTGGAGGATTTGCGTGATCTGGCACGCTCACAGCTTGGGCAGTTATTGTTGAGAGGTCAGGCGGAGCAACTCTCCCGCTTGGGGGTGGATGTGGATGGGCATTGGGAGGAATCGGCGCGCGCCTTACGTGAGCTTCTCCGCCGCGCCATGTAG
- a CDS encoding metallophosphoesterase yields the protein MRILTISDQIELSLYHPSIRARLGRIDLVLSCGDLPFYYIDFVCSLLGAPCYYVFGNHAQGLEHSLYPPAPPSAGVNLDGRLVCERGLLIAGLEGARRYNNNPRFQYTDNEMWLKVISLIPQLLRARARYGRFLDILITHAPPLGIHDGPDRAHQGFSSFLAFMRWFRPRYLIHGHKHVYGRGEVTETRYHDTIVINTFGFRLIEIEQGACERALHVR from the coding sequence ATGCGTATCCTGACGATCAGCGACCAGATCGAGCTGTCACTTTACCATCCATCCATCCGCGCGCGCTTGGGACGGATTGATCTGGTGCTGAGCTGCGGGGATTTGCCATTTTATTACATAGACTTCGTTTGCAGCCTGCTCGGCGCGCCGTGCTACTATGTGTTTGGCAATCATGCGCAAGGGCTGGAACACAGCCTGTACCCGCCGGCTCCGCCCTCGGCAGGTGTGAACCTCGATGGCCGGCTGGTTTGCGAGCGAGGACTATTAATCGCCGGCCTAGAAGGAGCTCGCCGATACAACAATAACCCACGCTTTCAATACACGGATAACGAGATGTGGCTGAAAGTGATTTCCCTAATACCTCAACTCCTACGAGCCCGCGCCCGTTATGGGCGGTTCCTAGACATCCTGATCACCCATGCACCTCCACTGGGCATCCACGACGGGCCCGATCGAGCGCACCAGGGGTTCTCCTCCTTCTTGGCGTTCATGCGCTGGTTCCGGCCGCGCTACCTCATCCACGGCCATAAACACGTTTACGGCCGCGGAGAGGTCACCGAGACTCGATATCATGATACCATCGTCATCAACACGTTTGGGTTCCGTCTCATCGAAATCGAACAGGGCGCCTGTGAACGAGCCCTTCACGTTCGTTAA
- a CDS encoding LOG family protein, protein MRGIGRTGRVITVFGSSRTPAGTPAWRQAYELGRDLAQAGWTIVNGGYGGTMEAVSRGAREAGGYIIGVTCADFDPLPPNPWLNEERRKPSLFARLMEIITLGDAYIALPGGIGTLSEVTLVWSLFQAGSLPSRPLILIGSSWARLVEAFARHTEMDDGVLGLARLAADTKDAIRLLSTFFQGDGNA, encoded by the coding sequence ATGAGAGGGATCGGAAGAACCGGCCGGGTGATCACGGTGTTCGGCAGTTCCCGTACTCCAGCCGGCACACCGGCATGGCGACAGGCTTACGAGCTAGGCCGTGATCTAGCTCAAGCCGGCTGGACTATCGTGAACGGCGGATATGGGGGAACGATGGAAGCGGTTAGCCGCGGCGCGCGGGAGGCTGGCGGATATATCATCGGCGTGACCTGTGCTGATTTCGATCCCCTGCCACCCAACCCGTGGCTGAACGAAGAGCGCAGGAAGCCATCTCTCTTCGCCCGTTTGATGGAGATCATTACCCTGGGCGACGCCTATATAGCCCTGCCTGGTGGCATCGGCACCCTGAGCGAGGTCACGTTGGTTTGGAGCCTATTTCAGGCCGGCAGCCTTCCCTCGCGGCCGTTGATCCTGATCGGTTCGTCGTGGGCTAGGTTAGTGGAGGCGTTTGCCCGTCACACAGAAATGGACGATGGCGTTCTGGGGCTCGCCCGGCTGGCTGCAGACACAAAGGACGCGATCAGGCTTTTATCGACCTTCTTTCAAGGAGATGGCAACGCATGA